A genomic stretch from Eptesicus fuscus isolate TK198812 chromosome 15, DD_ASM_mEF_20220401, whole genome shotgun sequence includes:
- the DMRTA1 gene encoding doublesex- and mab-3-related transcription factor A1: MEPSPCGSRDCGGSGGPRLAPGLVVAAAPPPGIPLPPTFLRPPSLFLRAAAAAASAAGSGGSRPAPGLERGVGALGGGYPRTPKCARCRNHGVVSALKGHKRLCRWRDCACAKCTLIAERQRVMAAQVALRRQQAQEESEAGGLQRLLYSGPSPSGPGGRTSGGCSGAENPLEASAPAEGTALGLDALRRAGGLATPACQAFQPDYTEGEQEHKESKCDSYQSGQKEPVSKPHQPTLGSSPKPIGVLGKHNLRSSVSENSNKGDGLVSPHPGEQSGGEESPRSLSSSDLESGNESEWARNFTAPRSRLRTVSSRPRDPLDILTKIFPSYRRGRLEGILQFCKGDVVQAIEQVLNGKEHQPDSRDLASSGELGNTAFQRASNFSLAGIGFGTLGNKSAFSPLQTSSASYGRDSSLYSLSPRLGISPLRLAYSSPGRGLPGFMSPYLTPGLVPALPFHPALDYAFSGMIRDSSHHPSKDNITGSRLYSRLTQDNL, translated from the exons ATGGAGCCGTCCCCGTGCGGGAGCCGAGACTGCGGCGGCAGCGGCGGACCCCGCCTGGCCCCGGGGCTGGTGGTCGCGGCCGCTCCGCCGCCGGGGATACCGCTTCCTCCAACTTTCCTGCGGCCGCCCAGCCTGTTCCTGCGGGCAGCCgcggccgccgcctccgccgcggGAAGCGGGGGCTCCCGGCCGGCGCCCGGGCTGGAGCGCGGGGTGGGCGCGCTGGGCGGCGGCTACCCGCGGACTCCCAAGTGCGCCCGCTGCCGCAATCACGGCGTGGTCTCGGCGCTCAAGGGCCACAAGCGCCTCTGCCGCTGGCGGGACTGCGCCTGTGCCAAGTGCACCCTGATCGCCGAGCGCCAGCGCGTCATGGCCGCCCAGGTGGCGCTGCGCCGGCAGCAGGCCCAGGAGGAGAGTGAGGCCGGGGGGCTGCAGAGGCTCTTGTACTCGGGACCCTCGCCCTCGGGGCCCGGGGGTCGGACCTCCGGAGGCTGCAGCGGAGCCGAGAACCCCCTGGAGGCGAGCGCCCCTGCGGAGGGGACTGCGCTGGGACTGGATGCCTTGAGACGGGCTGGTGGGCTGGCGACCCCTGCTTGCCAGGCTTTCCAGCCAGATTACACGGAGGGAGAGCAAG AACACAAAGAGAGTAAATGTGACTCATACCAGAGTGGACAAAAAGAACCGGTCTCCAAACCTCATCAGCCCACCCTGGGATCATCTCCTAAGCCTATTGGTGTCCTTGGAAAACACAACCTTAGGTCTTCTGTTTCAGAAAACTCAAACAAGGGTGACGGCCTTGTGTCTCCTCACCCCGGGGAGCAATCCGGAGGTGAAGAGAGTCCCAGGTCTCTATCCTCCTCCGATCTGGAATCAGGAAATGAAAGCGAGTGGGCCAGAAACTTCACTGCCCCCAGGTCCAGACTTCGCACAGTGTCTTCAAGACCAAGAGATCCTCTTGATATCCTTACCAAGATCTTCCCAAGTTACAGGCGCGGCCGGCTGGAAGGCATTCTGCAGTTCTGCAAAGGGGACGTGGTCCAAGCTATCGAACAGGTCCTGAATGGGAAAGAGCACCAACCAGACAGCAGGGACCTAGCAAGCTCAGGAGAACTGGGAAATACAGCTTTCCAGAGAGCTTCAAACTTCAGTTTAGCTGGAATTGGTTTTGGAACTCTAGGAAATAAATCAGCTTTCTCTCCTCTTCAAACCAGTTCTGCTTCTTATGGACGTGATTCCAGTCTCTACAGCTTAAGTCCTAGACTAGGTATCAGTCCATTACGGCTGGCATATTCCTCTCCGGGAAGAGGGCTACCTGGTTTCATGTCTCCCTACCTAACGCCTGGGCTGGTACCAGCATTGCCTTTTCACCCAGCTTTGGATTATGCCTTTTCGGGGATGATTAGGGATTCTTCCCACCACCCCAGTAAAGACAATATAACTGGCAGCAGACTGTATTCCAGACTGACTCAGGACAATCTGTAA